ACAGCTAGGATGTTGGCTTGGAAGCAGCCATTCATTCAAAGAGTGCGTAACAGCTCACTAGTCGAGGGTCCGGGCATGGATAATAATCGGGTATAAGGCAGACACCGAAGGCGCGGGATAGCAATATTAAAAGTATCGGTAGGGGAGCATACTCACAGCGTTGAATGGTGTACGTAAGTTATCCTGGAGCGGTGAGTAAAGCAAATGTAGGAATAAGTAACGATAAGGAGGGTTAGATTCCCTCCCGCTGTAAGACCAAGGTTTCCCGGGCAATGCCAATCAGCCCGGGGTCAGTCGGGTCCTAAGTCTAAGCCGAACGGCGATGGCGATGGCAGAGACGGTTAATATTCCGTCACTGCCGCATGGGGCGACGTGGAGACGGAGCAGTGAAACCACCGCGGGGCGACGGAAGTCCCCGTTGAAGAGTGTAGGTGTTGAGGATGGCAGGCAAATCCACCATCCGAGCTGAACTTGACAGTATGGAGTCTTCTTCGGAAGAATCCAATAGTGTGGGTAATCATACTCCCGAGAAAATCCGCTAAGCTTAACCCATGCGGCACCCGTACCGCAAACGGACACACGTGGTCGGGTAGAACATACTAAGGCGTTGAGAGATTCATGGTTAAGGAACTAGGCAAATTGACCCTGTAACTTCGGGATAAAGGGTCCTCGTGAATAGCGAGGCGCAGAGAATAGGTCCAGGCAACTGTTTAACAAAAACACAGGGCTGTGCAAACTCGAAAGATGACGTATACAGCCTGACACCTGCCCGGTGCCGGAAGGTTAAGAGGAGATGTCACCAGCAATGGGAAGCATTGAATTGAAGCCCCGGTAAACGGCGGCCGTAACTATAACGGTCCTAAGGTAGCGAAATTCCTTGTCGGGTAAGTTCCGACCTGCACGAATGGTGTAATGATCCGGACGCTGTCTCAACCATGAGCTCAGTGAAATTGTAGTATCGGTGAAGATGCCGATTACCCGCGATGGGACGAAAAGACCCCGTGAACCTTTACTACAGCTTAGCATTGACCTTGGTCATCCGATGTGTAGGATAGGCCGGAGGCTTCGAAGCGGGAGCGCCAGCTTTCGTGGAGCCATCCTTGAAATACGGCCCTTTGGCTGTCTGAGGTCTAACGCGTGTTTACGCGGACACTGCTTGGTGGGTAGTTTGACTGGGGTGGTCGCCTCCAAAAGCGTAACGGAGGCTTCCAAAGGTGCCCTCGGGTCGATTGGTAACCGACCTCAAAGAGTGCAATGGCATAAGGGCGCTTGACTGGGAGGCAGACATGCCGAGCAGGCAGGAAACTGGGGCATAGTGATCCGGCGGATGTGTATGGAAACTCCGTCGCTCAAAGGATAAAAGGTACTCCGGGGATAACAGGCTGATCCCCCCCAAGAGCTCATATCGACGGGGTGGTTTGGCACCTCGATGTCGGCTCGTCACATCCTGGGGCTGGAGAAGGTCCCAAGGGTTGGGCTGTTCGCCCATTAAAGTGGCACGCGAGCTGGGTTCAGAACGTCGTGAGACAGTTCGGTCTCTATCTATCGTGGGCGTGGGAGTTTTGAGTGGTGCCGTCACTAGTACGAGAGGACCGTGATGGACAGACCTCCGGTTTACCAGTTGTGCCGCCAGGCGCACCGCTGGGTATCTGAGTCTGGATTGGATAAGCGCTGAAAGCATCTAAGTGCGAAGCCAGCCGCAAGATGAGAACTCCATTGAGGGTCGTCAAAGACGATGACGTTGATAGGATGCAGGTGTAAAGACAGCGATGTCAAAGCCGAGCATTACTAATTGCCCGAACACTTTCTTTAGAAAGTTCATAGTTTCAACTGTATATTCAGTTCATTATCTTGTTTTGCTTGTGTGCAAATACGTCATAACCCATTTCAGGTGGTTATTGCGGTGAGGTCCCACCTCTTCCCATTCCGAACAGAGAAGTTAAGCTCACTTGCGCCGATGGTACTGCAATGCAATGCGGGAGAGTAGGTAGCCGCCTTCTTTTATCAAGAGCCTCAGATTTCGAAAGATTTCTGAGGCTTTTTTGTTTTTTTTTTGTATCTTTGCAGCATGATTTGGACGGATAGAATAAGACAGGTGAAGATTTGTCTGGTGATAGCGGCTGTTTGCATCGCTGTCGCCTCGCTCGTCGTGTCTCATTTTCTTGTTCGGGATCTTGCTCTGGAGGAACGGAACCGCATGGAGGTTTGGGCGGAGGCTATGCGCTCGCTGAACAAGGCAGATGAAAATACTGACTTGAGTCTGGTGCTGAAGGTTATCAACGAGAATAACTCTATTCCCGTTATCGTGATGGATGCCAACAACCAGGCGCAGACGTTCAGAAACATCGATGTCGACGGTAAGGATTATGCTGATAGTCTGAATAATGCAGCTCTTATCGGGCAGCGTCTCCTGGCTCTGGGCAAGAACATCAAGATAGAACTCGATGACTCTACCCACGACTATATCCAGGTGTGCTACGACGATTCGCTCATGATTCGACGTCTCTCTGCCTATCCCTATATCCAGCTCGGCGTGGTGATGATTTTCGTGGTCATCGCTATCTTCGCTCTCCTTACTTCTAAGCGTGCCGAACAGAATAAGGTGTGGGTGGGCTTGTCGAAGGAAACCGCTCATCAGTTGGGTACTCCTATCTCCAGTCTGATGGCATGGATTGAAATCCTGAAGATGAATTATCCTGACGATGATCTTATCCCGGAGATGGATAAGGATATCAAGCGACTGCAGTTGATTGCCGACCGATTCTCGAAGATCGGTTCGCTGCCGGAGCCTGTTCCTGCCAGCCTGAACGAGGTGATGGACCACGTTATCGACTATATGGACCGTCGTACCTCTAAGAAGGTGAAGATGGTGAAGGATTTCCCCGACCACGACATCATCATCAAGATCAATGCCTCGCTCTTTGAGTGGGTGATTGAGAATCTCTCCAAGAATGCCGTGGATGCGATGGGCGTGGATGGCGGACAGATTACCCTGCATGTGGAGGAGACGGATGACAGGTCCATCGTGGAGGTTTCTGATACCGGAAAGGGTATCAGGAAGAAAGACCTGCGCAATGTGTTCCGTCCGGGCTTCACTACCAAGAAGCGAGGATGGGGACTGGGACTCTCGCTCGCCAAGCGCATCGTGGAGGAATATCACCACGGCAAAATCTGGGTGAAGAACAGCGAAGTGGGGAAGGGAACCACCTTCCGAATCGAACTGAAGAAGAAGGGCTGATGCATCAGAAGACAGCACGGCGATGCATCGGATGAATGAAGGCTGATGCATCTGAAAACCTCTATTATGATGATGCTTGAATCCGAAAATCTTCTGAAATCCCTTAAAAATGGGAAAAATGGGGGAATAATCAGTTAATAATGAGAGATTTTAGTGATTTTTGCATAAAAAATTATTTTATCTCAAAAATTATTTGTAACTTTGCAGCCCGAAACCAATATGGTATTTAATAAAATATGTGTAATTTAGAGTCTTATAAGATTGATTTGAAAGCTTTGCCTCAGGGGGTAACGAATCTGGAGTTTAAGCTAGACGATGAATACTTTCAGGCAATAGACGCTCCTGATATCCAGAGAGGCGAGTTGCAGAGTAGTCTGTCCATCAACAGGACGGACGACTTCTTCGAGCTCAATTTTCACACTGAGGGAGTGGTACACATACCATGTGACATCTGCCTGGATGATATGGACCAGTCCATTGACACCGACGACCGTCTCATGGTGAAATTCGGAGACGACTACTCAGAAGAAGATGACCTCGTGATTGTGGCCGAGAACGAAGGAATACTCGATATCTCGTGGTTCATCTATGAATTCATAGACCTCAACATTCCCATCAAGCATGTGCATGCACCTGGAAAATGCAACCCTGCTATGATTGAAATGCTACAGCAGCATTCTGCCGCCCGAAGCGGTGAGGAAGAAGAGGAAGCTGTGGATCCACGCTGGGCAGCACTCTTAAAATTAAAAAAGTAAAATTCAAAAATTAAAACATTTAAAAAATTATGGCACATCCTAAAAGAAGACAGTCAAAGACACGTACACTTAAGAGAAGAACTCATGATAAGGCAGTAGCTCCTACATTGGCAGTTTGCCCTAACTGTGGTGCATATTATGTATACCACACTGTTTGCCCTACTTGCGGTTACTATCGTGGTAAGGTTGCAATCGTTAAGGAAGCAGCTGAATAATGGGTAAAATCAATGCTGTAATCACAGGTGTAGGTGGATACGTGCCAGACTATATCCTCAACAACGAGGAGTTGTCGCGCATGGTGGATACCACAGACGAGTGGATTACCACACGTGTGGGTATCAAGGAACGCCGCATCCTTACAGAGGAAGGTCTCGGAACAAGCTATTTGGCGCGTAAGGCGGCAAAGCAGCTGATTCAGAAGACTGGCGTGGATCCGGACACAATCGACGCACTGATTGTGACAACCACTACACCTGACTACAAGTTCCCTTCTACAGCATCTATTGTCCTCGGTAAGCTCGGACTGAAGAATGCCTTTGCGTTCGACTTCTCTGCAGCTTGCTGTGGATTCTTGTACACCCTCGATGTTGCAGCTAGCATGATTCAGAGCGGCAGATACAAGAAAATCATCGTAATCGGTGCAGACAAGATGTCTTCACTCGTAGATTACACAGACCGTGCTACCTGTGTGCTTTTCGGCGACGGAGCAGGTGCTGTGCTTGTGGAGGCAACAGAAGAGGAAAATGTAGGTGTTCAGAACTCATACCTTCGTACCGACGGACAAGGCTTGCCTTTCCTCCACATGAAGGCTGGTGGTTCTGTGTGCCCTCCTTCACACTTCACCGTAGACCATCGTCTGCATTATCTTTATCAGGAAGGTCGCACCGTGTTCCGTTACGCAGTAACCGACATGAGCAACGACGTGATGAAGATCATGGAGATGAACAATCTCAAGGCTGAAGATGTGAACTGGGTGATTCCTCACGAGGCCAACCTCCGTATCATCGAGGCTGTGACCAAGCGTGCAGGAATTCCACTTGACAAGGTGGTAGTTAACATCGACCATTATGGAAATACCAGTGCGGCAACAATCCCATTGGCACTCTGGGATGCAGAGAGCCAGTTGAAGAAGGGCGACAACGTCATCTTCACAGCATTCGGTGCAGGATTCGTACACGGTGCATCATTCTATAAGTGGGCTTATGATGGTGCTGCTTATGGCAAGTAAGACATATTAAAATAGGATAGAATAATTATCTATATAAGGAAACGCATCTTTCTTATTTCATCTCAACAAAAGTGAACTAAGCAAGGATGCGTTTCTTTAGCTTCATGCCAGGTTCTGGCAAACTCATTTAAACATTTCGTTTCAATCAATTTTTTTATCGTATGCATAAAGCAGGTTTCGTAAATATCGTGGGCAACCCTAATGTGGGAAAGAGTACGCTGATGAATCAACTGGTGGGCGAGCGTATCAGCATCGCTACCTTCAAGGCGCAGACCACCCGTCATCGTATCATGGGTATCGTGAATACCGATGACATGCAGATCGTGTTTTCCGATACTCCGGGCGTCTTGAAGCCAAACTACAAGATGCAGGAGATGATGCTCGCCTTCTCGGAGAGTGCGCTGGCGGATGCCGACGTGTTGCTTTATGTGACCGATGTGATTGAGAACCCTGAGAAGAACATCGACTTCCTGGAAAAGGTGAAGAAGATGAAGATTCCGGTGCTTCTGCTCATCAACAAGATTGACCAGAGCGACCCGAACAAACTGGGTGACACCGTGGAGAAATGGCACTCGCTGCTGCCGAATGCCGAGATTCTTCCTATCTCTGCGAAAAACAAGTTTGGCGTGGATATGCTCCTCAAGCGCATCAAGGAGCTGCTGCCTGAGTCGCCTGCGTTCTTCGACAAGGACCAGCTGACCGACAAGCCAGCCCGCTTCTTCGTATCTGAGATTATCCGCGAGAAGATTCTGCTCTACTACGACAAGGAGATTCCTTATGCCGTAGAGGTGAGGGTGGAGCGATTCAAGGAGGATGACACCCGCATCCACATCAATGCCGTCATCTACGTGGAGCGTGATTCCCAGAAGGGCATCATCATCGGTCACCAGGGCGTGGCGCTCAAGAAGGTGAACACCGAGAGTAGAAAGGCACTTGAGAAGTTCTTCGGAAAGAAGATTTTCCTGGAAACCTTCGTGAAGGTTGACAAAGACTGGCGCAGTTCGCAGCGTGAACTCGATGCCTTCGGATATAATCCGGAATAATCTACCCCACCTCTCCCTGAATGTAATCGAGGGAGTAACTCTCGCCAGAGGGGCGAGGGCCGGAGCAAGGTCAGCTTCGGCAAATTATTAACTTGGATGCAGAGACCACATCCATGATACCTCCTCAAAGGAAGGAGGGTAAATGACTAATTATGGCAAATTTAGTAGCAATCGTAGGTCGCCCTAACGTGGGTAAATCTACTTTATTCAATCGTTTGACTCAATCTCGCCGCGCCATCGTGAGCGATACAGCTGGTACTACCCGCGACCGCCAGTATGGCAAGTGCAGCTGGAACGGCAGAGAATTCTCTGTGGTGGATACCGGTGGTTGGGTCGTTAAATCAGATGACATTTTCGAGGATGCTATCCGCAAGCAGGTGTTGGTAGCTACCGAAGAGGCCGACCTGGTACTCTTCCTGGTAGATGTTAACACCGGTTTGACCGACTGGGATGAGGACGTGGCCCTGATCTTGCGTCGTGCCAAACTGCCTGTAATCCTTGTGGCAAACAAGGTGGACAACAGTGCTGAATACTATCAGGCTGCCGAGTTCTATAAGTTGGGCTTGGGCGACCCTCAGTGTATCAGTGCCGCAACAGGTGGCGGTACGGGTGACTTGCTCGACATCATATTAGACAAGCTTCAGGACAATCCTGAGGAAGCCATCGAGGAAGACATTCCTCGTTTCGCCGTGGTAGGTCGTCCTAACGCCGGCAAGAGCAGTATCATCAATGCCTTCATCGGTGAAGACAGAAACATCGTTACCGAGATTGCTGGTACTACCCGCGACAGTATCTATACCCGTTACGACAAGTTCGGCTTCGACTTCTATCTGGTTGATACCGCCGGTATCCGCCGCAAGAACAAGGTGAGCGAGGACCTGGAGTTCTATTCCGTGATGCGTTCCATCCGTGCCATCGAGAACAGTGATGTCTGCATCCTGATGCTCGACGCCACCCGTGGTATCGAGACCCAGGATATGAACATCTTCCAGTTGATTCAGAAGAACAACAAGAGTCTGGTGGTGGTAGTAAACAAGTGGGACTTGGTAGAGGAGAAGAACCAGAAGGTGATTGATACCTTCGAGAATGCCATCCGCAAGCGCATGGCTCCGTTCGTGGATTTCCCTATCATCTTCGCTTCTGCTTTGACCAAGCAGCGCATCTTCCGCGTATTGGAGACTGCCAAGGATGTTTACCAGAACCGCAAGGCTCATATCGGAACCTCTAAGCTCAACGAGGTGATGTTGCCTATCATTGAGGCTTATCCACCACAGAGCGTGAAGGGTAAGTATATCAAGATCAAGTACTGTACCCAGTTGCCAAACACCACGATTCCATCGTTCGTGTTCTATGCCAACTTGCCACAGTATGTAAAGGAGAACTATCGCCGCTTCCTGGAGAACAAGATTCGTGAGAACTGGTCGTTGCATGGTTGTCCAATCAACGTCTTCATTCGTCAGAAGTAAGGGGAAGTGAAGAGTGAAGAACGAAGAGTGAAGAATCAAAATGTATAAAGATGAAGAAACTTTTGATTTTTATGATAATAAGTATGGGGTTGGGACTTTCTTCCTGCAAGGAGGAGCGTCCTGACCCTTCTTACTTTGCGGGTATCGCCGCAAAGGGTTACTACGACTTGCTCCTTGAGGGCAAGTACGAGGAGTATGTTTCCGGTTTCAACCAGCCCTACCGCATCCCGAAGGGCTATCATGACCAGCTGCTGCTCAATGCCCGGATGTATGTGGAGCAGCAACAGCTGGAGCACCAGGGCATAGCGAAGGTGAACGTGCTGAATGCCAAGGCAGACACCGCCCACCACGTAGCCGATGTCTTCCTGCAGCTAGCCTTCGGCGACAGCACCAAGGAGCAGATTGTGGTTCCGATGGTGGAGGTGAAGGGTGAATGGAAGATGAGATAGGAGTAATGTATTGACTACGATAAGATTCGCATGCTGATTCGTCATGACAAGAACTTCGACCATGATGCCAGCATCATTCAGGAACTGGTTACCAAGGGTTATGTTATGGGTAATCTCGTAGAGAATTTTCCTGCTGAGCGTATCAACGACCCGGATAACTTCTCTTTGTGATATTTATAAGGATATGACCGATTCTTATATTGTAGAACTGAAGTACTGCAAGTCGAACACTAGTGATTCTCAAGTGCAGCAACTTTTCAGGGATGCTGCTGCCCAAGTTTCCCGTTATGCCGAGAGCAACATGGTGAAAGAGTTGGTGAAGACCACTATACTTCATAAACTCGTGGTTGTTTATCGAGGGGTGGATATGGTGCTATGTGAGGAGCTGCTTGAGCAATAGTGTCAGAAATCATGTGAAAATCCGCAGTCTTGACCTATATCAAGGCTGCGGATTTTTCGCTTCTTTTTGCCCGAAATGATGGAAATGTGCATTTGGGTGTTTGCGCAAACATACGGAAAAATGCAGAAAAGACAACAATTCACTGTTAAAAATGCGTTGCTTTAACGAAAAATAACACTATTTTCTTTGCTGGTTTCAATTATTTGTTTTAAATTTGCCATCGAAATAAAGAATCGGGACGTAACTATGACCAAAAAAGAGAAAGTCTAAGAATGACGAAACTAACAACGAAAAAATAGAATTCCGAACAAGAAATTACGGTTATGAATAACGAAATAAGAACAACGAAACTCAGTTTTAGAATTTAAGGACTTAATTTTGCCGAGATTACTCTTCCCATTCTAAGAACATAAATTTAACTTTTTAAAACTTACAACGTATGAAACAGAACGTACTACTTTCAATGTTGGCAATGACTGTCCCAATGGCAGCATTCGCTGATGCTAATGTACCTACTGCAAAAGATGTATATTCTTCTGCCGGTGGATTTGTGACATTTGATGTTTCATTGGTGCCTGGCGAATATACTATCGCAGCTAAGCCAACTAAGAACGAGACCGTGAAGGTTATGGTAGATGGTAAGGAAGTATCTACCTTCACTGTAAAAAAAGAAGGCAATGTGAAGATTCAGGCTACTGTTGATGAGAAGACAGAGTTTGAGTCAGCATTTGTGTTGACACTCAAGTATGATTTTGCGGTTGTAGCTGACCCTTTTGCAAAGAAACTTGAAACCGTTACAGCTGGTATTGTAGATAATACTGCTGCCATCCAGGCTAGTGTTGCTTCTATTGAAGCAAAAATAGAGAATTTGAAGAAGGGTGATTATAACTTCTATAAGATTCAGCAGCTCTATTTGGAAGATAACTCTATCTATGTTAGAGATCTGAATAACTCATTGGAACAGTTGGGTAAGGATGTTAAGGCTGCAAATGATAATCTTAAAGCTAAGAATACTGCGTCTGGTCTTATAGAGACTGTAGAGACTCAGTTGGCTGAAATCGAGACACTTATCGGTACCAGTACAGATTACGCTAAGGTAACTAAGGGCTATGAGGCTCAGGTAAAGGCTTTGAGAACTGCAAAGGATGCTAAGGCTAAGGCTCTTGCTACTTCTTATGAGGTTCTTCTCAAATTTTAGTACAAAGCCCCAATTTTTATATGAAGGAGCAATATTTTTGAGAAAGTTTAATATAAAAAATTAGCGATTGTCTCCAAAAATATGTAAGTTTAAAGTGATCATAAAATATGACTTACAATGGATACAATCGCTAACAGATGCAAAATTATAAAAAAGATAAGGAACAACCAAATAAAATCCGATATAAATGCTTCTATGGCCGGAGAAAAACTTCTTATGGACATTTTTCCTGCCATAGATGGCTTTTTTATCACAAGTTGTGACTTCTCTTCCACGGAACTCAAAATGGTTCTCGTGAGTACGGCTACCCATGCCTTCTGCGACCGTTGTGGCCAGAAAACCACTCATACCCGTGGCTGGCAAAAGAGAACGGTCACGATGTGTCCTTTAGGGTGTAAACGGTTTGTTCTCACCCTTTACATGCGCCGTTTTTACTGCCAGTCTGATAAACATATATTTGTAGAGCAACAGACGAAGTGGCTAAACAAATATGCAAGATTCAGTGTAAGATGCATAGAGTTGATGAACCAGCTTCATATACATATGTCATCTGTGTCGACCTCCAAGGTCATGAGAAAGATGGGAATCACCTGCTGTCCAAATACTTGCATAAATCATTTGAAAAAGATCCAAAGACTTCCAGACAGGACTGCCAGGAATATAGGCATAGATGACTTTGCCAAGAGAAAGGGACATACCTATGGCAGTGTTATCGTAGACCATGACACAGGCGAGATTTTGGAACTGATAGACTCTAGAGATTCTTCGATTGTGGCAAATGTCTTGAAACAATACAAGAAAGTCGATACTATCACTCGTGATAGGGGACGATGCTTCATTAAGGCTATCAAGCAAGGAGCCCCATCAGCACATGCTATCACAGACAAATTCCATGTCATTGAAGACTTGACGAGCGCAGTCTTTCCAAAGATTCTGCAGGAGTTTTTGCATAAGAGAATGGAGTTGCTGACTCAAGGTCTAGTTGGTCCCATTAAGCCACAAATAAGTAGAGGTTGGCTTTATACCAGCATATATGCAGTCTTGGAATCGATGTGCAAGGATACAAGAAGAATCAAGAAAATGGCTGAATGGAACACTTTCATGGATCTTTATGCAAGGCAAGGACTGACTTTGAGTGAAATCCATGACAAAACAGGGTTTGATGGATTTAAGATGGGAAAGCTAAGGAACACCAAATATGAGGACTTGCTCAACCCAACGCAACTAAGGGCTTACAAAGCCATAGAATCTATTACAAACAGGATTCTCTGTAAAAAGTCATTGGATTACTCTGTGGTTACCAAGGGGTTACATTCTACAGAGAAGAAAGAAATACTGAAAAGACTTCTTTTTCTACTGAGAGAAAAATGGAAGGAAGACTGGAAGGCATACGATGATGCCTACAAGGCATTTCTTGCAAAGGCAACTATCAGGAGCGAAGAGTATGACCTTTGGAATTCAATAGTTCACTTCAACTGGAAAACCAAGACTGATACAGTCAGATTGTTTCTGCAGGACTTGCATATTACCGATTTAGCCTATTATATAACAACATTTCAAGGCATTTTGAGCGGAGAGGTCAAAATGAACTTGTACAAATGGATTAACATGGTCATAGGATGTGGTAATGAGAAAATGGAAAAGTTTGCCAAAGGACTGATTAAGGACTATTCCGCCATCAATAATTCTATTGCTAGCAAATTGAACAATGGAATCCTTGAAGGTTCGGTCAACAAGATAAAGACCGCAAAGCGAATTATGGGTGGAAGAGCATCGATTTCTCTTTTGCAGATAAAGGTCTCCTCAAACTTAGATACATAAATGTACCAAAATTTGAGAAGAACCTCTTATGAGAAGGGTACTGCTGTTGCTGATTTCGTAGAAAAGGATGTTAAGGCTTGGCAGACAGAACAGTTGGCTGCTATTAAGGCGTTGAAAGGCAATATTGAAGTTGCTAATGCCAATGACAACGATTATAATGAAGTTGCTAAGTTAGTAGCTGCATCTGAGGCAAATCGTAATGAAAAGACTCAGGAACTGTTGAAGCTTTTGCCTTCTGATGATGAGGTTTTGGGTAAGTTGTTGACTGATGCTCAGAACGAAATTGGGGAATTGAACAAGAAACTCTTGGCTGTAAAGACTGAGGCTCAGAATGGTACAGCAGAGTCTCATGATAATGCGACAGCAACCAAGAAGGCTAATCAGACAGCTTTAGCTGAGGTAGATGCTGATATCAATGCTGTTGTGGCAAAATATACCGGTTGGCAGAAGACTTATTCTGTAGAATTGAATGCGTCTGCAGAAAAGACTGCTAATTTGAAGAAGGTGACTGCTAAGGCTGATGCTACATCTGCACAGTTGACC
The Segatella copri DNA segment above includes these coding regions:
- a CDS encoding ISL3 family transposase, whose translation is MVLVSTATHAFCDRCGQKTTHTRGWQKRTVTMCPLGCKRFVLTLYMRRFYCQSDKHIFVEQQTKWLNKYARFSVRCIELMNQLHIHMSSVSTSKVMRKMGITCCPNTCINHLKKIQRLPDRTARNIGIDDFAKRKGHTYGSVIVDHDTGEILELIDSRDSSIVANVLKQYKKVDTITRDRGRCFIKAIKQGAPSAHAITDKFHVIEDLTSAVFPKILQEFLHKRMELLTQGLVGPIKPQISRGWLYTSIYAVLESMCKDTRRIKKMAEWNTFMDLYARQGLTLSEIHDKTGFDGFKMGKLRNTKYEDLLNPTQLRAYKAIESITNRILCKKSLDYSVVTKGLHSTEKKEILKRLLFLLREKWKEDWKAYDDAYKAFLAKATIRSEEYDLWNSIVHFNWKTKTDTVRLFLQDLHITDLAYYITTFQGILSGEVKMNLYKWINMVIGCGNEKMEKFAKGLIKDYSAINNSIASKLNNGILEGSVNKIKTAKRIMGGRASISLLQIKVSSNLDT
- a CDS encoding sensor histidine kinase; its protein translation is MIWTDRIRQVKICLVIAAVCIAVASLVVSHFLVRDLALEERNRMEVWAEAMRSLNKADENTDLSLVLKVINENNSIPVIVMDANNQAQTFRNIDVDGKDYADSLNNAALIGQRLLALGKNIKIELDDSTHDYIQVCYDDSLMIRRLSAYPYIQLGVVMIFVVIAIFALLTSKRAEQNKVWVGLSKETAHQLGTPISSLMAWIEILKMNYPDDDLIPEMDKDIKRLQLIADRFSKIGSLPEPVPASLNEVMDHVIDYMDRRTSKKVKMVKDFPDHDIIIKINASLFEWVIENLSKNAVDAMGVDGGQITLHVEETDDRSIVEVSDTGKGIRKKDLRNVFRPGFTTKKRGWGLGLSLAKRIVEEYHHGKIWVKNSEVGKGTTFRIELKKKG
- the era gene encoding GTPase Era, with product MHKAGFVNIVGNPNVGKSTLMNQLVGERISIATFKAQTTRHRIMGIVNTDDMQIVFSDTPGVLKPNYKMQEMMLAFSESALADADVLLYVTDVIENPEKNIDFLEKVKKMKIPVLLLINKIDQSDPNKLGDTVEKWHSLLPNAEILPISAKNKFGVDMLLKRIKELLPESPAFFDKDQLTDKPARFFVSEIIREKILLYYDKEIPYAVEVRVERFKEDDTRIHINAVIYVERDSQKGIIIGHQGVALKKVNTESRKALEKFFGKKIFLETFVKVDKDWRSSQRELDAFGYNPE
- a CDS encoding YceD family protein, whose protein sequence is MCNLESYKIDLKALPQGVTNLEFKLDDEYFQAIDAPDIQRGELQSSLSINRTDDFFELNFHTEGVVHIPCDICLDDMDQSIDTDDRLMVKFGDDYSEEDDLVIVAENEGILDISWFIYEFIDLNIPIKHVHAPGKCNPAMIEMLQQHSAARSGEEEEEAVDPRWAALLKLKK
- the rpmF gene encoding 50S ribosomal protein L32, yielding MAHPKRRQSKTRTLKRRTHDKAVAPTLAVCPNCGAYYVYHTVCPTCGYYRGKVAIVKEAAE
- the der gene encoding ribosome biogenesis GTPase Der gives rise to the protein MANLVAIVGRPNVGKSTLFNRLTQSRRAIVSDTAGTTRDRQYGKCSWNGREFSVVDTGGWVVKSDDIFEDAIRKQVLVATEEADLVLFLVDVNTGLTDWDEDVALILRRAKLPVILVANKVDNSAEYYQAAEFYKLGLGDPQCISAATGGGTGDLLDIILDKLQDNPEEAIEEDIPRFAVVGRPNAGKSSIINAFIGEDRNIVTEIAGTTRDSIYTRYDKFGFDFYLVDTAGIRRKNKVSEDLEFYSVMRSIRAIENSDVCILMLDATRGIETQDMNIFQLIQKNNKSLVVVVNKWDLVEEKNQKVIDTFENAIRKRMAPFVDFPIIFASALTKQRIFRVLETAKDVYQNRKAHIGTSKLNEVMLPIIEAYPPQSVKGKYIKIKYCTQLPNTTIPSFVFYANLPQYVKENYRRFLENKIRENWSLHGCPINVFIRQK
- a CDS encoding PD-(D/E)XK nuclease domain-containing protein; amino-acid sequence: MTDSYIVELKYCKSNTSDSQVQQLFRDAAAQVSRYAESNMVKELVKTTILHKLVVVYRGVDMVLCEELLEQ
- a CDS encoding beta-ketoacyl-ACP synthase III, whose translation is MGKINAVITGVGGYVPDYILNNEELSRMVDTTDEWITTRVGIKERRILTEEGLGTSYLARKAAKQLIQKTGVDPDTIDALIVTTTTPDYKFPSTASIVLGKLGLKNAFAFDFSAACCGFLYTLDVAASMIQSGRYKKIIVIGADKMSSLVDYTDRATCVLFGDGAGAVLVEATEEENVGVQNSYLRTDGQGLPFLHMKAGGSVCPPSHFTVDHRLHYLYQEGRTVFRYAVTDMSNDVMKIMEMNNLKAEDVNWVIPHEANLRIIEAVTKRAGIPLDKVVVNIDHYGNTSAATIPLALWDAESQLKKGDNVIFTAFGAGFVHGASFYKWAYDGAAYGK